The following are encoded in a window of Salinibacter ruber DSM 13855 genomic DNA:
- a CDS encoding DNA-3-methyladenine glycosylase, with product MEPLPASFFNRPTVSVARDLLGARLVHEAPTGTRLVGRIVETEAYTEDDPACHASHLSRDPETGEVVGQGRGQDLFAAPGTAYVYLIYGVHWLLNVVTEPEGTAGAVLVRAVEPEEGLQDMRTERGVDRRVDLTNGPGKLAEAFGIDGEFHQTRLTARPLFFADGDSVDDEQVARSSRIGISKGVERSWRWYVAANRFVSPASPSG from the coding sequence ATGGAGCCTCTTCCCGCATCCTTCTTCAACCGGCCTACGGTCTCCGTTGCCCGGGACCTGCTGGGCGCCCGTCTCGTCCACGAGGCCCCGACGGGCACCCGCCTCGTCGGGCGGATCGTGGAGACGGAGGCCTATACGGAGGACGACCCGGCCTGCCACGCCTCGCACCTCTCGCGTGATCCGGAGACCGGTGAGGTGGTCGGTCAGGGGCGGGGCCAAGACCTGTTCGCCGCGCCGGGCACCGCGTACGTGTACCTCATCTACGGCGTCCACTGGCTCCTCAACGTGGTGACGGAACCGGAGGGGACGGCGGGCGCGGTGCTGGTCCGGGCGGTGGAGCCCGAGGAGGGCCTCCAGGACATGCGGACGGAGCGGGGCGTCGACCGCAGGGTGGATTTGACGAACGGGCCCGGGAAGCTGGCCGAGGCGTTCGGCATTGACGGCGAGTTTCACCAGACGCGCCTGACGGCCCGTCCGCTGTTTTTTGCCGACGGGGACTCCGTGGACGACGAACAGGTGGCCCGGTCCTCACGCATCGGCATCTCCAAGGGGGTGGAGCGCTCCTGGCGGTGGTACGTGGCGGCGAACCGGTTTGTCTCACCGGCCAGCCCGAGTGGATAA
- a CDS encoding thioredoxin domain-containing protein — protein MPNRLADEQSPYLRQHKDNPVDWRPWGDAAFAKAREEDKPIFLSIGYSTCHWCHVMERESFEDDDVAALLNDGFVPIKVDREERPDVDSIYMDVCQMMRGQGGWPLTVLLTPDRKPFFAATYLPKEGRFQQTGLMDLLPRVKQLWNSDDRAKLLDDAEQVTDRLQRIGDDQTDGDAPGPTLLDDAARQLAQQFDRTHGGFGSAPKFPAPHNLLFLLRHWHRTGEQAALNQVTTTLDRMRWGGLFDQVGYGFHRYSTDQQWKLPHFEKMLYDQAMHVLAYTEAYQATGTDRYERTAREVLTYVRRDLQAPDGGFFSAEDADSLNAEGDMEEGAFYVWSIEDIREHLEPALADLVIDVYNMSPAGNYQEERTGERTGKNVLHRDQSLAAAAEQRGMEVDVLRDHLETARRVLLDARSERPRPGLDDKVLTDWNGLMTAALAKAARVFDDAQFEEAAVQTGRFVLDTMHDADGRLLHRYREGEAGIQATLDDYAFLIWGLLELYETTFDADWLRAAVEHMEAALDRFWDAEGGGFYMTPEDGEALIVRPKEANDGALPSGNSVQLMNLLRLARFTGRTEFEERAAALSRWAGATARRRPTGFTAMLSGLHWALGTPREVVVAGEPDSDDTNALIDVLRDDYTPTTVTLQRPPGDADITALAPFTESQTPVDGRAAAYVCEAFRCEAPVTDPAALREQLRTDRED, from the coding sequence ATGCCCAATCGCCTCGCCGACGAGCAAAGCCCGTACCTGCGCCAGCACAAGGACAACCCCGTCGACTGGCGCCCGTGGGGCGACGCGGCGTTCGCGAAAGCGCGCGAGGAGGACAAGCCCATCTTCTTGTCCATCGGGTACTCGACGTGCCACTGGTGCCACGTCATGGAGCGGGAGTCCTTCGAGGACGACGACGTGGCCGCGCTCCTCAACGACGGCTTCGTGCCGATCAAGGTGGACCGCGAGGAGCGCCCCGATGTCGACAGCATCTACATGGACGTCTGCCAGATGATGCGGGGGCAGGGCGGGTGGCCGTTGACCGTGCTCCTCACCCCGGACCGGAAGCCCTTTTTCGCGGCGACGTACCTGCCGAAAGAAGGGCGGTTTCAGCAGACGGGCCTCATGGACCTGCTGCCGCGGGTCAAGCAGCTCTGGAACAGCGACGACCGGGCGAAGCTTCTCGACGACGCCGAGCAGGTCACCGACCGGCTCCAACGCATCGGGGACGACCAGACGGACGGGGACGCGCCCGGGCCGACGCTCCTCGACGACGCGGCGCGGCAGCTCGCCCAGCAGTTCGATCGGACGCACGGGGGGTTCGGGTCGGCCCCGAAGTTTCCGGCGCCGCACAACCTGCTCTTTCTGCTGCGCCACTGGCACCGTACGGGCGAGCAGGCGGCCCTCAACCAGGTTACCACGACGCTCGACCGGATGCGGTGGGGCGGCCTCTTCGATCAGGTGGGATACGGCTTCCACCGGTATTCGACCGATCAGCAGTGGAAGCTTCCCCACTTCGAAAAGATGCTGTACGACCAGGCCATGCATGTCCTGGCGTACACGGAGGCGTACCAGGCGACCGGCACCGACCGGTACGAGCGCACGGCCCGCGAGGTGCTTACGTACGTCCGCCGCGACCTTCAGGCCCCGGACGGCGGGTTCTTCTCCGCCGAGGACGCCGATAGTTTGAACGCGGAAGGGGACATGGAAGAGGGGGCGTTTTACGTCTGGTCGATCGAGGACATTCGAGAGCACCTGGAGCCCGCCCTGGCGGACCTCGTGATTGACGTCTACAACATGTCGCCGGCGGGGAACTATCAGGAGGAGCGCACGGGCGAGCGGACCGGCAAAAACGTGCTGCACCGCGACCAGTCCCTCGCCGCGGCGGCCGAGCAGCGAGGAATGGAGGTAGATGTGCTCCGAGACCATCTCGAAACGGCCCGCCGTGTCCTGCTCGACGCGCGGTCCGAGCGTCCGCGTCCCGGCCTCGACGACAAGGTGTTGACGGACTGGAACGGCCTTATGACGGCGGCGCTCGCGAAGGCCGCCCGCGTTTTTGACGATGCCCAGTTCGAGGAGGCCGCCGTCCAGACGGGCCGGTTTGTGCTCGACACGATGCACGACGCGGACGGGCGCCTGCTCCACCGGTACCGGGAGGGCGAGGCCGGCATCCAGGCCACCCTCGACGACTACGCGTTTCTGATCTGGGGACTCCTCGAACTGTACGAGACGACGTTCGACGCCGACTGGCTCCGGGCGGCGGTCGAGCACATGGAGGCGGCCCTGGATCGCTTCTGGGACGCCGAGGGCGGCGGCTTCTACATGACCCCCGAGGATGGAGAGGCCCTCATCGTGCGCCCGAAGGAGGCGAACGACGGTGCCCTGCCGTCCGGCAACTCGGTGCAGCTGATGAACCTGTTGCGGCTGGCCCGCTTCACCGGTCGCACCGAGTTTGAGGAGCGGGCGGCGGCGTTGAGCCGGTGGGCCGGGGCGACCGCCCGGCGCCGCCCGACCGGGTTTACGGCGATGCTCTCGGGGCTGCACTGGGCGCTGGGCACCCCGCGGGAGGTCGTGGTGGCGGGCGAGCCCGATTCGGACGACACCAATGCCCTGATCGACGTGCTTCGGGACGACTACACCCCGACCACGGTGACGCTGCAACGTCCTCCGGGCGACGCGGACATCACGGCCCTCGCCCCGTTTACGGAATCGCAAACGCCCGTGGACGGCCGGGCCGCCGCGTACGTCTGCGAGGCGTTCCGGTGTGAGGCGCCGGTCACGGACCCGGCCGCGCTCCGGGAGCAACTCCGGACCGATCGGGAGGACTGA
- a CDS encoding M14 family metallopeptidase, which produces MDTPLPGTDSYDDAIPTPTEVIGHEIGTRHTRPAQVVRYFEAVAAASDRVQLREHGRTYEGRRLIHAVVTSTDNQENLDQIQRANRRAATAPTQVSDEDLQDRPAVVLMGYSIHGDEASGTEAAILLLYHLAAGSGPDVEAALENAVTLIDPMFNPDGRDRFVDWVNGNRGGTPTADPQDREHNQPWPGGRTNHYWFDLNRDWLPAQHPSSQGRLDYFHNWKPQVLTDFHEMGSEATYFFQPGVQSRTNPNTPEMNQELTGRIAERHGEYLDQIGSLYYTRETFDDFYYGKGSTYPDINGSIGILFEQASSRALRKETSKGELTYPFTVRNQFMTSLSTMRAVVELRTDLLEYQRDFFANRDEALQDTETEAFLVDRSAQPTRARALAQVLDRHEVRMFDLDESVQANGTTFRPGDAYMVPLDQPQGRFVKAAMERTSTYPDSIFYDVSTWSLPLAFGVEHAAVSDAPAQGQRLQDPSYESGEVVGGRSEYTYVLPWGKYYAPRAVQRLHNNDIRPRVMTEPFTARVNGSSQSFDRGAIVVQVQQRGVAADSIHQVVQRIAEDDYVDVYAVDQGMTPQGPDLGSAGSDILDPPKVAIITGTGGGSRYSGTSAYNAGEVWHLLSERMNVPVSLVDLSDVQYADLDRYNTMVLAGGSFNDLPTDDIENWVRNGGTLIGVEDAVEWPIEQGMVDLEERELDVDSLVQDQSYADLDNAYGAQGIGGSIFETNLDPTHPVAYGYDESVPVFRVGTGFYDPSDEPGASVGTYDATPRLSGYLSDEQTEQARGAASIEAHEVGGGQVILFMDNPNFRAFWYGTNGLFLNAVHFGQIL; this is translated from the coding sequence ATGGACACCCCGCTCCCGGGGACCGACAGCTATGACGACGCCATCCCCACCCCCACGGAGGTCATCGGCCACGAGATCGGCACGCGCCACACCCGTCCGGCCCAGGTCGTGCGCTACTTTGAGGCGGTGGCGGCGGCCAGCGACCGGGTGCAACTTCGGGAGCACGGCCGCACCTACGAGGGGCGGCGGCTCATCCACGCCGTCGTGACGAGCACGGACAATCAGGAAAACCTCGACCAGATCCAACGCGCCAACCGGCGCGCCGCCACCGCGCCGACCCAGGTGTCGGACGAGGACCTGCAGGACCGCCCGGCCGTCGTCCTCATGGGGTACAGCATCCACGGCGACGAGGCGAGCGGCACGGAGGCCGCGATTCTGCTCCTGTACCACCTGGCGGCCGGCAGCGGGCCGGACGTCGAGGCGGCCCTCGAAAACGCGGTCACCCTCATCGACCCGATGTTCAATCCCGACGGGCGCGACCGCTTCGTGGACTGGGTCAATGGCAACCGGGGGGGCACGCCCACGGCCGACCCGCAGGACCGCGAGCACAACCAGCCGTGGCCGGGAGGGCGCACCAACCACTACTGGTTTGACCTGAACCGGGACTGGCTGCCCGCACAGCACCCGTCCTCGCAGGGACGGCTCGACTACTTCCACAACTGGAAGCCGCAGGTGCTCACGGACTTCCACGAGATGGGATCGGAGGCGACCTACTTCTTCCAGCCGGGCGTGCAGAGCCGCACCAACCCCAACACCCCGGAGATGAATCAGGAGCTGACCGGCCGCATCGCGGAGCGCCACGGCGAGTACCTCGACCAGATCGGGTCCCTCTACTACACCCGGGAGACGTTCGACGACTTCTACTACGGAAAGGGATCGACGTACCCGGACATCAACGGCTCGATTGGGATTCTCTTCGAGCAGGCCTCCTCGCGGGCGCTGCGGAAGGAGACGAGCAAGGGCGAGCTGACTTATCCCTTCACGGTGCGCAATCAGTTCATGACCTCGCTCTCGACGATGCGGGCCGTCGTGGAACTGCGGACCGATCTGCTGGAGTATCAGCGCGACTTCTTTGCCAACCGGGACGAGGCGCTGCAGGACACCGAGACCGAGGCCTTCCTCGTCGACCGGTCGGCGCAGCCCACCCGGGCCCGCGCCCTGGCGCAGGTGCTCGACCGTCACGAGGTCCGGATGTTTGACCTCGACGAGTCGGTTCAGGCCAACGGAACCACCTTTCGGCCGGGCGACGCCTACATGGTTCCGCTCGACCAGCCGCAGGGCCGCTTCGTGAAGGCGGCGATGGAGCGCACCTCCACGTACCCCGATTCGATCTTCTACGACGTGTCGACCTGGAGCCTCCCGCTGGCCTTCGGGGTCGAGCACGCGGCCGTCTCCGACGCGCCGGCGCAGGGGCAGCGGCTTCAGGATCCGAGCTACGAAAGTGGCGAGGTCGTCGGGGGACGCTCCGAATACACCTACGTGCTGCCCTGGGGCAAGTACTACGCCCCGCGGGCCGTACAGCGCCTCCACAACAACGACATCCGTCCCCGCGTGATGACCGAGCCGTTCACGGCGCGCGTCAACGGATCGTCCCAGTCCTTCGACCGGGGCGCCATCGTCGTGCAGGTCCAACAGCGCGGCGTGGCCGCCGACAGCATCCACCAGGTCGTCCAACGCATCGCCGAGGACGACTACGTGGACGTCTACGCCGTGGACCAGGGGATGACCCCGCAGGGCCCGGATCTCGGCAGCGCGGGCTCCGACATTCTCGACCCGCCGAAGGTCGCGATCATTACGGGGACCGGCGGCGGCTCCCGCTACAGCGGCACGAGCGCCTACAACGCGGGAGAGGTGTGGCACCTCCTGAGCGAGCGCATGAACGTGCCGGTGTCGCTGGTCGACCTGTCCGACGTGCAGTACGCGGACCTCGACCGCTACAACACCATGGTGCTGGCCGGCGGCAGCTTCAACGACCTGCCCACCGACGACATCGAGAACTGGGTCCGGAACGGCGGCACGCTCATTGGCGTGGAGGACGCCGTGGAGTGGCCGATCGAACAGGGCATGGTGGACCTGGAGGAGCGCGAGCTGGACGTGGACTCGCTGGTTCAGGACCAGTCGTACGCGGACCTTGACAATGCCTATGGGGCACAGGGCATTGGCGGCTCCATCTTCGAAACGAACCTCGACCCCACCCACCCGGTCGCCTACGGCTACGACGAGAGCGTGCCCGTTTTCCGTGTGGGGACGGGCTTCTACGACCCGAGCGATGAGCCGGGGGCGAGCGTGGGCACCTACGACGCCACGCCGCGCCTGAGCGGCTACCTCTCCGACGAGCAGACCGAACAAGCCCGGGGCGCCGCGTCCATTGAGGCCCACGAGGTGGGCGGTGGGCAGGTCATCCTCTTCATGGACAACCCCAACTTCCGGGCCTTCTGGTACGGCACCAACGGCCTCTTCCTGAACGCCGTCCACTTCGGCCAAATCCTGTAG
- the alaS gene encoding alanine--tRNA ligase, which yields MSHDPMNPHLQSSADPSRSSEEIRQDFLQFFQAKGHEVVPSASLVPDGDGTLLFTNAGMNQFKDVFLGTGQRPYSRAVDTQKCLRVSGKHNDLEEVGHDTYHHTFFEMLGNWSFGDYFKAEAIRWAWELLVERWGLAPDRLYATVHEGDDDFGLSADAEAYDLWLSETPLPEERVLYEPSKENFWMMGDTGPCGPCSELHVDLRPPEARQETPGRELVNVDHPQVMELWNLVFIQYNAQTDGSLEPLDDQHVDTGMGFERMVAVLQGKESTYDTDLFAPLLQAMADRSPREEIRGYDDLHIEDDDEHEQVRIALRVVADHIRAIAFAISDGVMPSNEGRGYVIRRILRRAVRYGYQTLELEEPFLHRLVDPLIEKMGGPFDGLAEQQEFIEQAIRSEEESFLETLGTGIEFFERVVPHVTGFQDTDGEESDRLLGALREDAQAMDLLEKAYVDTDDENDILHSFARTARGGTLPGQIAFLLHDTYGFPIDLTRLMARERDLDVDMEGYETLMDRQQERARAASDFAVDQSDVQAWQSVSPGEASVFVGYDRAVVPDAEVRAVRVVETGDTQQYEVELSRTPFYAEAGGQVGDTGTLRFGDESVQVLDTQREGERIAHTVDTLPEPLDGPVEAAVDAERRNHIRAHHTATHLMHAVLRETLGDHVQQKGSLVAPDRLRFDFSHFDAVDEDTLRHIERRVNTAIQQNIPKQEARDVPIDEALDRGATALFDEQYGDRVRVITFDPDFSMELCGGTHVDATGEIGLFRFLSEGSVASGVRRVEAVAGKAALEHVESELETLTRARRQFRSLHTSLPEAIAEVQEERDRLAGEVDQLRRGQLSDQLDTFIAENAASVDGITVVTGRLDRASMDDLQELGQQFRDKLGEGAVGVLGSVGEDGEKAYVVATVADDLVDDGALRAGDLVGTLGDRLGGGGGGRPSLASAGGRDPEALDTVLDGVPALVRDRLE from the coding sequence ATGTCCCACGACCCGATGAATCCGCACCTCCAGTCGTCCGCCGACCCGTCCCGCTCCTCCGAAGAGATCCGCCAGGACTTTCTGCAGTTCTTTCAGGCGAAGGGTCACGAGGTTGTCCCCAGTGCGTCCCTCGTACCGGACGGGGATGGGACCCTGCTCTTCACGAACGCCGGCATGAATCAATTCAAGGATGTCTTTCTGGGGACCGGTCAGCGGCCGTACTCCCGGGCCGTCGACACGCAGAAGTGCCTGCGGGTCTCCGGCAAGCACAACGACCTGGAGGAGGTGGGGCACGACACGTACCACCACACCTTCTTCGAGATGCTGGGCAACTGGAGCTTCGGCGACTACTTCAAGGCCGAGGCCATCCGGTGGGCGTGGGAGCTCCTCGTGGAGCGGTGGGGGCTGGCGCCGGACCGACTGTACGCCACGGTGCACGAGGGCGACGATGACTTTGGCCTGTCGGCCGACGCGGAGGCGTACGACCTGTGGCTTTCGGAGACGCCCCTCCCGGAAGAGCGGGTCCTCTACGAACCGTCCAAGGAAAACTTCTGGATGATGGGCGACACTGGCCCCTGCGGTCCGTGCTCGGAACTTCACGTGGACCTCCGCCCCCCCGAGGCCCGACAAGAGACGCCGGGGCGGGAGCTGGTGAACGTCGACCACCCACAGGTGATGGAGCTGTGGAATCTCGTCTTTATCCAGTACAACGCACAGACCGACGGCAGCCTGGAGCCGCTCGACGACCAGCACGTGGATACGGGGATGGGCTTTGAGCGGATGGTGGCCGTGCTGCAGGGCAAGGAATCGACGTACGACACGGACCTCTTCGCGCCGCTCCTGCAGGCCATGGCCGACCGTTCCCCGCGCGAGGAGATTCGGGGCTACGACGATCTGCACATCGAAGACGATGACGAGCACGAGCAGGTGCGAATTGCCCTCCGCGTGGTGGCCGATCACATCCGCGCCATCGCCTTCGCCATCTCCGACGGCGTCATGCCGAGCAACGAGGGGCGGGGATACGTCATCCGCCGCATCCTGCGCCGCGCCGTCCGCTACGGCTACCAGACCCTCGAGCTGGAGGAGCCGTTCCTGCATCGCCTCGTCGACCCGCTGATTGAGAAAATGGGCGGCCCGTTCGACGGGCTCGCCGAGCAGCAGGAGTTCATCGAGCAGGCGATCCGGTCCGAAGAGGAGAGCTTCCTGGAGACCCTGGGCACGGGCATCGAATTCTTCGAGCGCGTGGTGCCCCACGTCACTGGTTTCCAAGACACGGACGGGGAGGAGAGCGATCGTCTTCTCGGCGCGCTTCGAGAGGACGCCCAGGCGATGGATCTGCTGGAGAAGGCCTACGTCGACACCGACGACGAGAACGACATCCTGCACAGCTTCGCCCGTACGGCCCGCGGGGGGACGCTGCCGGGACAGATCGCGTTTCTCCTCCACGACACGTACGGATTCCCGATTGACCTCACGCGGCTCATGGCCCGCGAGCGCGACCTGGACGTGGACATGGAGGGGTACGAAACGCTGATGGACCGGCAGCAGGAGCGTGCACGCGCCGCCTCCGACTTTGCGGTCGATCAGAGCGACGTACAGGCCTGGCAGTCGGTGTCGCCGGGAGAGGCGTCTGTCTTCGTCGGGTACGATCGGGCCGTCGTCCCTGACGCCGAGGTGCGTGCGGTGCGGGTGGTGGAGACCGGTGACACACAGCAGTACGAGGTCGAGCTGAGCCGCACGCCCTTTTACGCCGAGGCGGGGGGACAGGTCGGGGATACCGGCACGCTTCGATTTGGGGACGAGTCGGTGCAGGTGCTCGACACCCAGCGCGAGGGCGAGCGCATCGCGCACACGGTGGACACCCTGCCGGAGCCTCTGGACGGGCCGGTGGAGGCGGCAGTAGATGCGGAGCGCCGCAATCACATTCGTGCCCACCACACGGCCACTCACCTGATGCACGCCGTCCTGCGCGAGACACTGGGGGATCACGTGCAGCAGAAAGGGTCGCTCGTGGCCCCGGACCGACTCCGATTCGACTTTAGCCACTTCGATGCGGTCGACGAGGATACCCTGCGTCACATCGAGCGTCGGGTGAACACCGCGATCCAACAAAACATCCCGAAGCAGGAGGCGCGCGACGTGCCCATCGACGAGGCGCTGGACCGCGGCGCGACGGCCCTGTTCGACGAGCAGTACGGGGACCGGGTGCGCGTCATCACCTTCGACCCGGACTTCTCCATGGAGTTGTGCGGGGGGACCCACGTCGACGCCACCGGTGAGATTGGGCTCTTCCGCTTTCTGTCTGAGGGATCGGTGGCGTCGGGCGTGCGTCGCGTGGAGGCCGTGGCCGGGAAGGCGGCGCTGGAGCACGTGGAGTCTGAGCTGGAGACGCTGACGCGGGCGCGTCGGCAGTTTCGGTCGCTGCATACGTCCCTGCCGGAGGCCATCGCGGAGGTGCAGGAGGAGCGCGACCGCCTGGCGGGCGAGGTCGACCAGCTGCGCCGCGGCCAGCTCTCGGACCAGTTGGACACCTTTATCGCCGAGAACGCAGCCTCAGTGGACGGGATCACGGTGGTCACCGGCCGGCTCGACCGGGCAAGCATGGACGACCTACAGGAACTGGGCCAGCAGTTCCGCGACAAGCTGGGGGAGGGGGCTGTTGGGGTTCTCGGCAGTGTGGGGGAGGACGGAGAGAAGGCGTACGTGGTGGCCACGGTGGCCGATGACCTCGTCGACGACGGGGCGTTGCGGGCCGGAGATCTCGTCGGGACGCTGGGCGACCGACTCGGTGGCGGCGGCGGCGGGCGCCCGTCCCTGGCGTCGGCCGGCGGGCGCGACCCTGAGGCCCTCGACACGGTGCTGGATGGCGTTCCGGCCCTCGTCCGCGATCGCTTGGAGTAG
- a CDS encoding thiolase family protein, with protein MRDVYIAAAARTPMGRLGGALKTHSPVDLAAPVMRAALDRAEVDGGGLDLYIFGNVLRAGQGQLVPRQAALQAGIPESVDGYAVDMVCASSMMSIMNGATMIKAGEADLILAGGTEAMSDAGFYLDSGARWGYTFSPGGEQLQDIMHRDGLSDPETGTAMGEQTERLCAEHDIGRAALDEVAAASQQRAAEATDEGRFDDEIAPVEYDTRSGPETLETDEGIRPDTTAEGLANLGPAFAEDGVLTAGNSSQISDGAAAVLLASADAVDAHGLTPLAKVHRGGWSARESWRFPEAPIPAVHNVLDATNTTLDDYDLFENNEAFAINNILFHRELDVPYDRLNVHGGAIALGHPIGASGTRITVTLLHALRQHDGTMGMASICHGTGGGVALAIERTT; from the coding sequence ATGCGTGATGTTTATATTGCCGCGGCTGCCCGAACCCCGATGGGGCGCCTCGGCGGGGCCCTCAAAACCCACTCACCTGTCGACCTCGCCGCGCCGGTCATGCGGGCGGCGCTCGACCGTGCCGAGGTCGATGGCGGCGGGCTCGACCTCTACATCTTCGGCAATGTGCTTCGGGCAGGGCAGGGGCAGTTGGTGCCGCGTCAGGCGGCGCTCCAGGCGGGCATCCCCGAGAGCGTCGACGGGTACGCCGTAGACATGGTGTGTGCCTCCAGCATGATGTCGATTATGAACGGGGCGACGATGATCAAGGCCGGGGAGGCCGATCTCATTCTAGCGGGGGGCACCGAGGCGATGTCCGACGCGGGCTTCTACCTGGATTCCGGGGCACGATGGGGCTACACGTTTTCGCCCGGGGGCGAGCAGTTGCAGGACATCATGCACCGCGACGGCCTGAGTGACCCGGAGACCGGCACCGCCATGGGCGAGCAGACCGAACGGCTCTGTGCGGAGCACGACATCGGGCGGGCGGCGCTCGACGAGGTTGCGGCCGCCTCCCAGCAACGGGCCGCCGAGGCCACAGACGAAGGCCGGTTCGATGATGAGATTGCCCCGGTGGAGTACGACACGCGCTCGGGGCCCGAGACGCTGGAGACGGACGAGGGCATCCGCCCGGACACGACGGCGGAGGGGCTCGCGAACTTGGGGCCGGCCTTCGCGGAGGACGGCGTGTTGACGGCGGGCAACAGCAGCCAAATCTCTGACGGGGCCGCGGCGGTGCTTCTCGCCAGCGCCGACGCGGTGGATGCGCACGGCCTCACGCCGCTCGCGAAGGTGCACCGCGGGGGGTGGTCGGCGCGCGAGTCGTGGCGCTTTCCGGAGGCCCCCATTCCGGCGGTCCACAACGTGCTCGACGCGACCAACACGACGCTGGACGACTACGACCTCTTTGAAAACAACGAGGCCTTTGCGATCAACAACATCCTCTTCCACCGCGAACTCGATGTGCCGTACGACCGGTTGAACGTGCACGGCGGCGCGATTGCGCTCGGCCACCCCATCGGGGCGTCGGGGACGCGGATTACGGTGACGCTCCTCCACGCCCTCCGGCAGCACGACGGCACGATGGGCATGGCCTCCATCTGCCACGGGACGGGCGGCGGCGTGGCGCTGGCGATCGAGCGGACCACTTGA
- a CDS encoding glycerate kinase type-2 family protein: MSTPDLLDTTAADAKAIFRAAVRRVQADRLLNSTDPDAWAPQPLGHYEGIRVVGLGKAAMAMMGTVEQVLGDAMTDGYAIVPEGYPEHLPASCPAPTMGTVVEGGHPLPTEAGVRGARRIVEQAEAAGADELLLVLVSGGGTALGTLPADGMALADLKRTYHLLLRSGVNIQQMNAVRKHLTQTGGGQLARAAAPADVGSLIVSDVVGNDMSVIASGPTVPDPTTYEDAMRVLYTRDLWTEVSGPVRTRLSTGARGRRPETPGPEADCFERTSNTLVGTNRTALAAAREAAEARGYAVRQEAEEVEGEARSVGKAHVQAMLQAAPDSPTCWLWGGETTVTVTGDGKGGRNQEVALGAALAMEDASRPTVLLSGGTDGIDGPTDAAGAWATPMTTEKARAVDCDPKDHLRQNDAYPFFDAIDHLLRPGPTHTNVMDVHVGLSLPEDPQP, encoded by the coding sequence GTGTCAACCCCGGATCTTCTCGACACCACCGCCGCGGACGCGAAGGCCATTTTCCGTGCGGCCGTCCGCCGCGTACAGGCCGACCGCCTGCTCAATTCGACCGACCCGGACGCGTGGGCGCCGCAACCGTTAGGCCACTACGAGGGAATCCGCGTCGTCGGGCTCGGAAAGGCCGCCATGGCGATGATGGGGACCGTCGAGCAGGTGCTCGGCGATGCCATGACCGACGGGTACGCCATCGTGCCGGAGGGGTACCCGGAGCACCTTCCGGCGTCGTGTCCGGCCCCCACGATGGGGACCGTGGTGGAAGGCGGCCACCCCCTCCCGACGGAGGCGGGGGTGCGTGGGGCCCGACGCATCGTGGAGCAGGCCGAAGCCGCGGGGGCCGACGAGCTGCTTCTCGTGTTGGTGTCGGGGGGCGGGACGGCCCTCGGCACGCTGCCGGCCGACGGCATGGCCCTCGCGGACCTGAAGCGCACCTACCACCTTCTGCTGCGCAGCGGGGTGAACATCCAGCAGATGAACGCGGTGCGCAAGCACCTGACGCAGACGGGCGGGGGCCAGCTTGCCCGGGCGGCGGCCCCGGCGGACGTGGGCAGCCTCATCGTCTCCGACGTCGTCGGGAACGATATGTCTGTTATTGCAAGTGGGCCTACCGTTCCCGATCCCACCACGTACGAGGATGCTATGCGCGTGCTCTACACGCGGGACCTGTGGACCGAGGTGTCGGGCCCAGTGCGCACGCGTCTCAGTACGGGTGCACGCGGGCGTCGTCCAGAGACGCCCGGCCCGGAGGCGGACTGTTTCGAGCGCACGTCGAACACGCTGGTGGGAACCAACCGGACGGCCCTCGCGGCGGCCCGGGAGGCGGCCGAGGCGCGTGGGTATGCGGTGCGACAGGAGGCGGAAGAGGTAGAAGGGGAGGCGCGGTCGGTGGGCAAGGCACACGTTCAGGCCATGCTCCAGGCAGCCCCCGATTCCCCGACCTGCTGGCTGTGGGGGGGAGAGACAACGGTCACGGTGACGGGCGATGGCAAGGGAGGGCGCAACCAGGAGGTGGCTCTGGGCGCTGCCCTGGCGATGGAGGATGCGTCCCGGCCGACGGTGCTCTTGAGTGGGGGTACCGACGGCATCGACGGCCCGACGGACGCGGCGGGGGCCTGGGCGACCCCCATGACGACCGAAAAGGCCCGCGCCGTCGATTGCGATCCCAAAGATCACCTTCGGCAGAACGATGCGTACCCGTTCTTTGACGCCATCGATCACCTCCTGCGCCCGGGGCCGACCCATACAAATGTGATGGACGTGCACGTGGGGCTCAGCCTCCCCGAAGACCCTCAGCCCTGA